In one Polaribacter sp. ALD11 genomic region, the following are encoded:
- a CDS encoding argininosuccinate synthase, translated as MKKLVIAYSGGLDTSYCAVSLSKEYDVHAVSVNTGGFTSEEIKQIESNAYKMGISTYKNIDAVSTFYNKVVKYLIFGNVLKNSTYPLSVSAERIIQAIEIIEYAKSIDAEYIAHGSTGAGNDQVRFDMIFQTLAPNIKIITPIRDGKLTRQEEIDYLKVEGIDMPWEKTKYSVNKGLWGTSVGGVETLKSELPLPSEAYPSQLEKEGEEKVTLTFKNGEFVALNGQENKPEVNIENLNNIASKYAIGRDIHVGDTIVGTKGRVGFEAAAALITVKAHHLLEKHTLTKWQLQHKEYLSSFYGMHLHEGQYLDPVMRDTEAFLQSSQKMVSGNVVVSLKPYHFSLDGIISDHDLMSSAFSTYGEENKAWTADDAKGFIKILGNQNKIYRQVNS; from the coding sequence ATGAAAAAATTAGTAATTGCTTACAGTGGTGGTTTAGATACTTCTTACTGTGCCGTTAGCTTGTCAAAAGAATATGACGTACATGCTGTTAGTGTAAATACTGGCGGTTTTACTTCCGAAGAAATTAAACAGATAGAAAGTAATGCTTATAAAATGGGCATTTCTACTTATAAAAATATTGACGCTGTTTCAACATTTTACAATAAAGTAGTAAAGTATTTAATCTTCGGAAATGTATTAAAAAACAGTACCTATCCGCTTTCGGTTAGTGCAGAAAGAATTATACAAGCCATAGAAATTATTGAATACGCAAAAAGTATTGATGCAGAATATATTGCACACGGAAGTACGGGTGCAGGAAACGATCAAGTAAGATTTGATATGATTTTCCAAACCTTAGCTCCTAATATTAAAATTATCACGCCAATTAGAGATGGAAAATTAACAAGACAAGAAGAAATAGATTATTTAAAAGTGGAAGGAATTGATATGCCTTGGGAAAAAACAAAATATTCTGTAAATAAAGGTCTTTGGGGAACAAGTGTTGGTGGCGTTGAGACTTTAAAGTCCGAATTACCTTTACCAAGCGAAGCATATCCTTCTCAATTAGAAAAAGAAGGCGAAGAAAAAGTAACATTGACTTTTAAAAATGGTGAATTTGTTGCCTTAAACGGACAAGAAAACAAGCCAGAAGTAAATATTGAAAATCTTAATAATATTGCATCAAAATACGCAATTGGTAGAGATATTCATGTTGGCGATACGATTGTTGGTACAAAAGGAAGAGTTGGTTTTGAAGCTGCTGCTGCTTTAATTACAGTAAAAGCGCATCACTTGTTAGAGAAACACACCTTAACAAAATGGCAATTACAACACAAAGAATATTTGTCTAGTTTCTACGGAATGCATTTGCATGAAGGACAATATTTAGACCCTGTAATGAGAGATACGGAAGCTTTTTTACAAAGCTCACAAAAAATGGTTTCTGGTAATGTGGTGGTTTCTTTAAAGCCGTATCATTTTTCTTTAGACGGAATTATTTCTGACCACGATTTAATGTCTAGTGCATTTAGCACGTATGGTGAAGAAAATAAAGCTTGGACAGCCGATGATGCGAAAGGTTTTATTAAGATTTTAGGAAACCAGAATAAAATATACAGACAAGTAAATAGTTAG
- the argC gene encoding N-acetyl-gamma-glutamyl-phosphate reductase: MKKLEVGIIGGAGYTAGELIRLLLNHPETNINFVYSTSNAGNKLYKVHQDLIGDTEIDFTSEINTSVDVLFLCLGHGNSKAFLEKTTFSGKTKIIDLSNDFRLLADKNFKGKDFVYGLPELDKESIKKANYIANPGCFATALQLAILPLAANGLLQNDVHVNAVTGATGAGTSLSATTHFTYRDNNFSHYKAFNHQHLGEINQTVHQLQSNFNSEINFVPNRGNFSRGIFATTYTKFDGTFEEATAMYKAYYKDAAFTFISENDVHMKQVVNTNKCLIHLEKHGNKLLITSTIDNLLKGASGAAIQNLNLMYGFEETLGLNLKANYF; the protein is encoded by the coding sequence ATGAAAAAATTAGAAGTAGGAATTATAGGTGGCGCAGGCTATACAGCTGGTGAATTAATACGATTATTATTGAATCATCCAGAAACAAATATCAATTTTGTGTACAGTACTTCTAATGCTGGTAACAAATTGTATAAAGTACATCAAGATTTAATTGGTGATACAGAAATTGATTTTACAAGTGAAATAAATACAAGTGTTGATGTGTTATTTTTATGTTTAGGTCATGGGAATTCTAAAGCTTTTTTAGAAAAAACTACATTTTCAGGCAAGACCAAAATTATCGATTTAAGTAACGATTTTAGATTACTTGCTGATAAAAATTTCAAAGGAAAAGATTTTGTGTACGGTTTACCAGAATTAGACAAAGAATCTATTAAAAAAGCAAATTATATTGCAAATCCTGGTTGTTTTGCAACCGCTTTACAATTGGCTATTTTACCTTTGGCTGCAAATGGTTTGTTACAAAACGATGTGCATGTTAATGCCGTAACGGGTGCAACTGGTGCAGGAACGTCCTTATCTGCAACGACACATTTTACGTATCGAGATAATAATTTCTCTCATTATAAAGCTTTTAATCATCAACATTTGGGAGAAATTAATCAGACGGTACATCAGTTACAATCTAATTTTAATTCTGAAATTAACTTTGTACCCAATAGAGGAAATTTTTCTAGAGGTATTTTTGCAACTACCTACACAAAGTTTGATGGTACTTTTGAAGAAGCTACAGCAATGTATAAAGCCTATTATAAAGATGCTGCTTTCACATTTATTTCTGAAAACGATGTTCACATGAAGCAGGTAGTCAATACCAACAAATGCTTGATTCATCTAGAAAAACACGGTAATAAATTACTAATTACAAGTACCATAGATAATTTATTAAAAGGAGCTTCTGGAGCAGCAATTCAGAATCTAAATTTAATGTACGGTTTTGAAGAAACATTAGGTTTAAATTTAAAAGCAAACTACTTTTAA
- a CDS encoding GNAT family N-acetyltransferase, translating into MEIVIANKSHTIYADIICKTIEDAAQVRGTGIAKRKPAYVATKMENGNAVIALDNGNFAGFCYIEAWGHGKFVANSGLIVHPDFRNLGLAKQIKEVIFKHSRTKFPDAKVFSITTGLAVMKLNSDLGYKPVTFSELTDDQSFWDGCKTCRNFDVLTRTERKMCLCTGMLFDPKNNNKEASKEVKENVFQRLKNMKQHLFLKKDKK; encoded by the coding sequence ATGGAAATTGTAATTGCTAACAAATCGCATACTATTTACGCAGATATCATTTGCAAAACAATAGAAGATGCTGCTCAAGTAAGAGGAACTGGTATCGCAAAAAGAAAACCAGCATACGTTGCCACTAAAATGGAAAACGGAAATGCTGTAATTGCACTAGATAACGGTAATTTTGCTGGTTTCTGCTATATAGAAGCTTGGGGACATGGTAAATTTGTTGCCAACTCAGGTTTAATTGTACACCCAGACTTTAGAAATTTAGGATTGGCTAAACAAATTAAAGAGGTCATTTTTAAACACTCGAGAACAAAGTTTCCAGACGCTAAAGTTTTTAGTATTACTACAGGTTTGGCGGTAATGAAACTAAACAGCGACTTGGGTTATAAACCAGTTACTTTCTCTGAACTTACAGACGACCAAAGTTTTTGGGATGGTTGCAAAACGTGTAGAAATTTTGATGTTTTAACCAGAACAGAAAGAAAGATGTGTCTGTGTACAGGAATGTTGTTCGACCCAAAAAACAATAATAAGGAAGCGTCTAAAGAGGTTAAAGAAAACGTTTTTCAAAGATTAAAAAATATGAAACAGCACTTGTTTCTAAAAAAAGATAAAAAATGA
- the proC gene encoding pyrroline-5-carboxylate reductase — protein MKIAIIGTGNLGKSIAKGLIINNAITSLYLTKRNLEGIAEFDGYKNVFLTRDNLEAVRNSDILIFAVQPAHFEDILGEIKPLLTEKHVLVSTITGFLIPKIEEIVGVNQFIIRAMPNTAIAVGKSMTCLCSNQQGEKRIQIAEAIFNRLGHSLTIPESQMQAATVVCASGVAFWMRLIRATTQAAIQLGFDAKEAQELAMYTSEGAANLLITNGNHPEEEIDRVTTPQGCTITGLNEMEHKGLSSSLIQGMVASFNKINMIKKEQI, from the coding sequence ATGAAAATAGCCATTATTGGAACAGGAAATCTAGGGAAGTCTATTGCAAAAGGTTTAATTATAAACAACGCAATTACATCTTTGTATTTAACAAAAAGAAATTTGGAAGGTATTGCTGAATTTGACGGTTATAAAAATGTCTTTTTAACAAGAGACAATTTAGAAGCTGTAAGAAATTCTGATATTTTAATTTTTGCGGTTCAACCAGCTCATTTTGAAGATATTTTAGGTGAAATAAAACCTCTTTTAACAGAAAAACATGTATTAGTTTCTACCATAACAGGTTTTTTAATTCCGAAAATTGAAGAAATAGTTGGGGTTAATCAGTTTATTATTAGAGCAATGCCAAATACAGCCATTGCAGTAGGTAAATCGATGACCTGTCTATGTAGTAACCAACAAGGCGAAAAGCGCATACAGATTGCAGAAGCTATTTTTAATCGATTAGGACATTCATTAACGATTCCTGAATCTCAAATGCAAGCAGCAACTGTTGTTTGTGCAAGTGGGGTCGCTTTTTGGATGCGCTTGATTCGTGCCACAACCCAAGCTGCTATTCAGTTAGGTTTCGATGCAAAAGAAGCGCAAGAATTAGCCATGTATACAAGTGAAGGAGCTGCCAATTTGTTAATTACAAATGGCAATCATCCGGAAGAGGAAATAGATCGAGTTACCACACCGCAAGGTTGTACAATTACTGGTTTAAATGAAATGGAACATAAAGGTTTAAGTTCTTCATTAATACAAGGAATGGTGGCTTCTTTTAACAAAATTAATATGATTAAAAAAGAACAAATATGA